The genomic region ATCCCTTTTTCAACCTCTTGCGCGTATAAATTAATGACAGCGTATATGTAACGGCCATCATCAGAACGGACAGTAAAGTAAGCCAGCCGGGACTGTAAGGATAAATGTTGAAGGTGAATACCCGGGAAAGTAATGCCAGCAACGTGAAAAACAAGAAGGACGTCAGGAATACCGTGCCCGCAAGGAAGCGGTTTCCCAGTATGAGGGATGCTCCGGGTACAATGTAGGTGAGTACGGAAAGAACGGCTTTCCTCTGCTCCCGGTATCTATATGTCTGAAGTATGTGCTCTATCCTCTCTGCGGGGTTTGTTTCAAAGGTGATCATGTTCCTGAAACATTCAGAGCACATGCCTCCCCAGAAGAGCCTCTTCTGGCACCTGAGGCAGAAGATCTTTCCGCACTTGGGACACCTCATTGCGTCTCCCGGTGATTTTCTCCGGATATACAGTATCGCAATAAGGATTAGCGCAACAATGCTGAAGAGATAAAACTTCCACAGAGCACCCCCTTTCCCGGTATTGCCTATCTTCCGGGCAAAGCGTAAGAGTTCGGGCAGGGAGAGCCTTTCCGACATGAAGTGCATCGAATCTATGCTGCTCCAGACCTCTCTGAACCGGGTTATCCGTTGAAAATCCATCTTCACTGCCTTCGCAAACAGCTTGTCTCCTGAGATGAAATCGAGTCTCTCACGGGCAATTATGCTCAGGTTATAATAGGCGGAGGGTAGCGGGGTTATCTTAATTGCCTCCTGATACATTTTCCCGGCATTGTCAAGGTCTCCCTGTCCTGCATAGCAGTTGCCGAGGTTGATATAGACCCTGGCATCCCTTTTCTTTGACAGGATGCCTTTATATATTTTTATTGCCTCGTCAAAACTTCCGTTTTTCTGGAGTGAAAGTGCATATGAAAATCTCGATACGAAATCGGTCCTTTCCTTGATCTGTCCCCAAAAGGAGGGACTTTCCAGGCCTTCATTTA from bacterium BMS3Abin08 harbors:
- a CDS encoding tetratricopeptide repeat protein, translating into MIRKTVTPVFFIVVFIIIAFPCVVRADLINKDSLKNPQILSNIILKQSEDKDPLTAERLLLTAAKIYPDNPAIYFMLFKKTIALNPTGFVSSLRYLYKGLTACRDNFWWRFNLRGLLIATIVITFFLLSLFIALLRLSGDTQLIIHEAEEDLKNASFLAVIPISFFGLPYLTASLLFLAFLNVRGNSRLTGYVLLALLILVFPLGRYLDRYIGSGASPALKAAVSINEGLESPSFWGQIKERTDFVSRFSYALSLQKNGSFDEAIKIYKGILSKKRDARVYINLGNCYAGQGDLDNAGKMYQEAIKITPLPSAYYNLSIIARERLDFISGDKLFAKAVKMDFQRITRFREVWSSIDSMHFMSERLSLPELLRFARKIGNTGKGGALWKFYLFSIVALILIAILYIRRKSPGDAMRCPKCGKIFCLRCQKRLFWGGMCSECFRNMITFETNPAERIEHILQTYRYREQRKAVLSVLTYIVPGASLILGNRFLAGTVFLTSFLFFTLLALLSRVFTFNIYPYSPGWLTLLSVLMMAVTYTLSLIYTRKRLKKGWL